In Apium graveolens cultivar Ventura chromosome 10, ASM990537v1, whole genome shotgun sequence, the following are encoded in one genomic region:
- the LOC141689138 gene encoding (S)-8-oxocitronellyl enol synthase ISY1-like translates to MSWWWSRAVGAARKPLNQENVPLSYRSVALVVGITGIVGNSLAELLPLPDTRGGPWKVYGVARRPRPPWSANHPVEYIQCDISNFEETQSRLSGLKDVTHLFYVTWASGTNETENCEINSKMFRNLLNCIIPNAPKLQHICLQTGKKHYFGSFFSSGIAAHDPPYTEDLPRLDDPNFYYDLEDILFENVAKKDGLTWSVHRPGLIFGFSPCSLMNMICTLCVYASICKHEGEVLRFPGTKEAWSSYYEASDADLIAAQEIWAAVDPKGKNEAFNCSNGDVFKWKHFWKVLAEQFEVECGEFEDGERLTFVELMKDKGSVWDEIVKENNLVPTKLEDVGAWWLGDFTFGIECPLDTMNKSKEHGFLDFKNSKSSFVHWIQKLKVSKIVP, encoded by the exons ATGAGCTGGTGGTGGTCTCGTGCAGTTGGCGCTGCAAGG AAACCTCTCAATCAAGAAAATGTTCCCTTGAGCTACCGAAGTGTGGCTCTAGTTGTGGGCATTACGGGCATTGTTGGCAATAGTCTAGCTGAGCTTCTCCCTCTCCCCGACACCCGGGGCGGCCCATGGAAAGTCTATGGCGTTGCTCGCCGTCCAAGACCACCGTGGAGTGCAAACCACCCTGTCGAGTACATTCAGTGTGACATTTCCAATTTCGAGGAAACTCAATCAAGACTCTCCGGCCTTAAAGACGTGACTCACCTCTTTTATGTCACTTGGGCTAGTGGAACAAACGAAACTGAAAATTGCGAAATTAATAGTAAAATGTTTAGAAATTTACTGAATTGTATTATTCCAAATGCACCGAAGCTACAGCATATTTGTTTACAAACTGGGAAAAAACATTACTTCGGGTCTTTTTTCTCATCTGGGATAGCAGCACATGATCCTCCATATACCGAAGATCTTCCAAGACTAGACGATCCAAATTTTTACTATGATCTTGAGGATATCTTGTTTGAGAACGTAGCCAAAAAAGACGGGCTGACTTGGTCAGTCCATAGGCCTGGACTTATATTTGGTTTTTCCCCTTGCAGTTTGATGAATATGATATGTACTCTGTGTGTTTATGCTTCAATTTGCAAACATGAGGGCGAGGTTTTGAGGTTTCCAGGAACCAAGGAAGCTTGGAGTTCGTATTATGAAGCTTCGGACGCTGACTTGATTGCTGCGCAAGAGATATGGGCTGCAGTGGATCCAAAAGGCAAGAATGAAGCGTTTAATTGCAGTAATGGAGACGTGTTCAAGTGGAAGCATTTCTGGAAGGTGTTGGCGGAGCAATTTGAGGTGGAATGCGGAGAATTTGAAGATGGGGAGAGGCTGACATTTGTGGAGTTGATGAAGGATAAAGGGAGTGTGTGGGACGAGATtgttaaagaaaacaatttggtGCCTACGAAACTAGAAGATGTTGGAGCTTGGTGGCTTGGTGATTTCACATTTGGCATTGAGTGTCCTTTAGATACAATGAACAAGAGCAAGGAACACGGATTCTTGGATTTCAAGAATTCCAAATCTTCATTCGTTCATTGGATACAGAAGCTCAAAGTTTCCAAAATTGTTCCTTAG
- the LOC141693685 gene encoding choline monooxygenase, chloroplastic-like isoform X1, protein MMIVKTLHFSYTFQKNVCTSRNKANLFLNIRPRSVLRICNSSLISEGRLLVDEFDPKIPIEKASTPPSSWYTNPSFLSLEFDRIFHRGWLVAGYTEQIKEEGDFFTGRLGNIEYVVCRDDNGELQAFHNVCRHHASLLSFGSGKKTCFTCPYHGWTYGLDGKLLKATRITGIKDFNVNDFGLVPIRVASWGPFILLNLESQNFSHQDLDGNIGTEWLGSAAEILSANGVNSSMSYLRRRETTVECNWKVFCDNFLDGGYHVPFVHKSLAGLNVDSYSHSIFEKGSIIMRDSDQAERPGDTDQLGSKPVFAFIYPNFIINWYGSWMKTDLVLPLGPQKCQVISDYSFNPLIKGDTEFIENSFKGDGDLQDEDFIVCEGVQKGLKSPAYSTGRYAPAIEKGMHHFHSLVHENLAFEK, encoded by the exons ATGATGATTGTGAAAACTCTCCACTTCTCTTACACTTTCCAGAAAAATGTCTGTACTAGTCGAAATAAAGCTAACTTATTCCTAAACATACGACCTCGATCGGTTCTCAGAATCTGTAATTCTAGTTTGATATCAGAGGGTCGATTATTGGTTGATGAATTTGATCCTAAAATCCCGATTGAAAAAGCTTCAACTCCACCGAGCTCTTGGTATACAAATCCTTCGTTTCTCTCTCTCGAGTTTGATCGTATCTTTCACAGGGGCTGGCTGGTTGCTG GGTATACAGAGCAGATCAAAGAAGAAGGTGATTTCTTCACTGGCAG GTTAGGAAATATAGAGTATGTGGTGTGTAGAGATGATAATGGTGAATTACAAGCATTTCACAATGTATGTCGCCATCATGCCTCTCTCCTGTCATTTGGAAGTGGCAAGAAGACTTGCTTTACTTGCCCCTATCAT GGATGGACTTATGGATTAGATGGAAAACTCCTCAAGGCAACTAGAATCACGGGAATTAAGGACTTCAATGTTAAC GACTTTGGATTGGTTCCGATCAGAGTAGCTAGCTGGGGACCATTTATTCTTCTGAATTTGGAATCTCAAAATTTTTCTCATCAAGATTTAGATGGCAATATAGGTACTGAATGGCTTGGTAGCGCAGCAGAGATTCTGAGTGCCAATGGAGTGAATTCATCTATGAGTTATCTGCGCAGACGTGAAACCACCGTTGAATGTAACTGGAAG GTATTCTGTGACAACTTCTTAGATGGCGGATATCATGTACCATTTGTACATAAATCTCTAGCAGGCCTCAATGTTGACTCCTATTCCCACTCA ATATTTGAGAAGGGTAGCATTATAATGAGGGATAGTGATCAAGCGGAAAGGCCAGGAGATACTGATCAGCTTGGATCAAAACCTGTATTTGCTTTCATATATCCCAATTTTATTATTAATTG GTATGGGTCCTGGATGAAAACGGATCTAGTACTACCCCTAGGACCGCAGAAGTGCCAGGTGATATCTGACTACTCTTTCAATCCATTGATTAAG GGTGACACAGAATTTATCGAGAATAGTTTCAAAGGCGATGGAGACCTACAG GATGAGGATTTCATTGTATGTGAAGGCGTTCAAAAAGGTCTTAAATCACCAGCATATTCCACTGGCCGCTATGCACCAGCAATTGAGAAGGGCATGCACCACTTCCATAGCCTAGTGCACGAGAATCTGgcatttgaaaaataa
- the LOC141693685 gene encoding choline monooxygenase, chloroplastic-like isoform X2, with protein sequence MMIVKTLHFSYTFQKNVCTSRNKANLFLNIRPRSVLRICNSSLISEGRLLVDEFDPKIPIEKASTPPSSWYTNPSFLSLEFDRIFHRGWLVAGYTEQIKEEGDFFTGRLGNIEYVVCRDDNGELQAFHNVCRHHASLLSFGSGKKTCFTCPYHGWTYGLDGKLLKATRITGIKDFNVNDFGLVPIRVASWGPFILLNLESQNFSHQDLDGNIGTEWLGSAAEILSANGVNSSMSYLRRRETTVECNWKVFCDNFLDGGYHVPFVHKSLAGLNVDSYSHSIFEKGSIIMRDSDQAERPGDTDQLGSKPVFAFIYPNFIINWYGSWMKTDLVLPLGPQKCQVISDYSFNPLIKGDTEFIENSFKGDGDLQR encoded by the exons ATGATGATTGTGAAAACTCTCCACTTCTCTTACACTTTCCAGAAAAATGTCTGTACTAGTCGAAATAAAGCTAACTTATTCCTAAACATACGACCTCGATCGGTTCTCAGAATCTGTAATTCTAGTTTGATATCAGAGGGTCGATTATTGGTTGATGAATTTGATCCTAAAATCCCGATTGAAAAAGCTTCAACTCCACCGAGCTCTTGGTATACAAATCCTTCGTTTCTCTCTCTCGAGTTTGATCGTATCTTTCACAGGGGCTGGCTGGTTGCTG GGTATACAGAGCAGATCAAAGAAGAAGGTGATTTCTTCACTGGCAG GTTAGGAAATATAGAGTATGTGGTGTGTAGAGATGATAATGGTGAATTACAAGCATTTCACAATGTATGTCGCCATCATGCCTCTCTCCTGTCATTTGGAAGTGGCAAGAAGACTTGCTTTACTTGCCCCTATCAT GGATGGACTTATGGATTAGATGGAAAACTCCTCAAGGCAACTAGAATCACGGGAATTAAGGACTTCAATGTTAAC GACTTTGGATTGGTTCCGATCAGAGTAGCTAGCTGGGGACCATTTATTCTTCTGAATTTGGAATCTCAAAATTTTTCTCATCAAGATTTAGATGGCAATATAGGTACTGAATGGCTTGGTAGCGCAGCAGAGATTCTGAGTGCCAATGGAGTGAATTCATCTATGAGTTATCTGCGCAGACGTGAAACCACCGTTGAATGTAACTGGAAG GTATTCTGTGACAACTTCTTAGATGGCGGATATCATGTACCATTTGTACATAAATCTCTAGCAGGCCTCAATGTTGACTCCTATTCCCACTCA ATATTTGAGAAGGGTAGCATTATAATGAGGGATAGTGATCAAGCGGAAAGGCCAGGAGATACTGATCAGCTTGGATCAAAACCTGTATTTGCTTTCATATATCCCAATTTTATTATTAATTG GTATGGGTCCTGGATGAAAACGGATCTAGTACTACCCCTAGGACCGCAGAAGTGCCAGGTGATATCTGACTACTCTTTCAATCCATTGATTAAG GGTGACACAGAATTTATCGAGAATAGTTTCAAAGGCGATGGAGACCTACAG AGGTGA